From the genome of Actinomycetota bacterium, one region includes:
- a CDS encoding MBL fold metallo-hydrolase, producing the protein MHDVRCVVCAFLALAIIATMGFLAGCGRAGSSGSAREGGGSTPGEGEPLLEDGETAPGEEGSVSEERGEVMPDAEGEEEAVVLTVVYDNNPYLEGLEAAWGFACLVEGREKTVLFDTGGDGDMLLRNMSRLGIDPGIIDAVVISHAHSDHTGGLSRLLRANPGLEVYLPGSCPEGLKESVRLSCSRLVEVSGAQRICEGIWTTGEMGGEVREQALVIRSGAGLLLVTGCAHPGVVKLAGKAGEVCSEEVCAVMGGFHLGGAGSGEVEATISRLIALGVQYAGPCHCTGDMATRAFRDAFGSCFIQVGAGRSISSTDISQ; encoded by the coding sequence ATGCATGATGTGCGTTGCGTGGTGTGCGCTTTCCTGGCTCTCGCCATCATCGCCACCATGGGCTTCTTGGCGGGATGTGGACGGGCCGGGAGCAGCGGTTCAGCCCGGGAGGGAGGAGGATCGACCCCCGGGGAAGGGGAACCGCTCCTGGAGGACGGTGAAACGGCTCCTGGCGAAGAGGGATCGGTCTCGGAAGAAAGGGGAGAGGTTATGCCCGATGCTGAAGGGGAAGAAGAAGCCGTCGTGCTGACGGTGGTGTACGACAACAACCCCTACCTCGAGGGGCTGGAAGCCGCGTGGGGTTTCGCCTGCCTGGTGGAGGGCAGGGAGAAGACGGTACTTTTCGACACCGGGGGCGATGGGGATATGCTTCTCCGCAACATGTCACGCCTGGGCATCGATCCGGGGATCATTGACGCGGTGGTGATATCCCATGCTCACAGCGATCACACCGGCGGGCTCTCTCGCCTCCTGCGGGCAAACCCCGGTCTCGAGGTTTATCTACCCGGCTCCTGCCCTGAAGGGCTGAAGGAGTCGGTGAGGTTATCCTGCTCGCGCCTGGTGGAGGTTTCCGGCGCCCAGCGGATCTGCGAGGGCATTTGGACCACCGGGGAGATGGGCGGCGAGGTGAGGGAACAGGCGCTGGTTATCCGCAGCGGCGCCGGCCTCTTGCTGGTGACCGGCTGCGCCCACCCCGGCGTGGTGAAGCTGGCCGGGAAAGCGGGGGAGGTTTGCTCGGAGGAGGTCTGCGCGGTCATGGGGGGATTCCACCTCGGCGGCGCCGGCAGCGGAGAGGTGGAGGCCACCATCTCCAGACTCATAGCCCTGGGGGTGCAGTATGCCGGCCCCTGCCACTGTACGGGGGACATGGCTACGCGGGCCTTCCGCGACGCCTTCGGAAGCTGCTTCATCCAGGTTGGGGCGGGAAGGAGTATAAGCTCGACGGACATTTCCCAGTGA
- a CDS encoding enoyl-CoA hydratase/isomerase family protein → MGFRAILYEVKDDYSIITLNRPERKNAISLELTEELGRAIDEAAADQSLRFIVLTGGGDIFSSGADFGDPVKAITMIRQELDVSSGNSVAIKLTDCPKPVIAAVNGHALGHGAELALMCDMIIAAEEAEFGFIGPTRGVTCPYAMIRLADEVGRAKAKELIMTCERISAREALRIGLVNQVVPREDLMSAVEAMIGKMRRAAPLAVRFTKEAINRGLGGYEFSAERFEAIITSKDAVEGALAFMEKRDPKWSGA, encoded by the coding sequence ATGGGATTCCGGGCGATCCTGTATGAGGTCAAGGACGACTACTCCATCATCACCCTGAACAGGCCCGAGAGGAAGAACGCTATCTCTCTCGAGCTTACCGAGGAACTGGGCCGCGCCATCGACGAAGCCGCGGCCGACCAAAGCCTGCGCTTCATCGTCCTGACCGGCGGAGGCGATATCTTCTCCTCGGGGGCGGATTTCGGCGATCCGGTAAAGGCGATCACCATGATCAGGCAGGAACTGGACGTATCATCCGGCAATTCCGTCGCCATCAAGCTCACTGATTGCCCCAAGCCGGTCATAGCCGCGGTAAACGGCCATGCCCTGGGCCACGGAGCCGAGCTCGCCCTGATGTGCGATATGATCATCGCCGCGGAGGAGGCGGAGTTCGGCTTCATCGGCCCCACGAGGGGGGTCACCTGCCCCTACGCCATGATCCGGCTGGCGGATGAAGTGGGGCGGGCAAAGGCCAAGGAGCTCATCATGACCTGCGAGCGCATATCCGCCCGCGAGGCCTTGCGTATCGGACTGGTCAACCAGGTGGTGCCACGGGAAGACCTCATGTCCGCGGTGGAGGCCATGATAGGCAAGATGCGCAGGGCGGCCCCGCTGGCGGTCAGATTCACCAAGGAGGCCATCAACCGGGGCCTGGGCGGCTACGAATTCAGCGCCGAGAGATTCGAAGCCATAATCACCAGCAAGGATGCCGTAGAAGGCGCATTGGCCTTCATGGAAAAACGCGATCCGAAATGGAGCGGCGCATAG
- a CDS encoding alpha/beta hydrolase, translating into MPSARFRVARLLARLTSILLFQAFYPVKYQRFFFSNVVPLFSIRAAGVKREHAAVPGIPAEWLIPDDAESGRALLYLHGGGYVIGSIRTYRNMVSHLASAAGCRALLIEYRLAPENRFPCAVEDAVTAYRWLLSQGYDPGNIAIAGDSAGGGLAAATLVSLRDAGEPLPAAAMLLSPWTDLEGTGESLGTVGWRDPMLNKWIIRKMAASYLGDADPRDPLASPLYADLSGLPPLLIQAGTSEILLDDARRLAERAEEAGVSVKLDIREGMFHVWQFFAPLVPESREALERIGRFYREKVGAKAG; encoded by the coding sequence ATGCCGAGCGCGAGATTTCGTGTCGCCAGGCTCCTGGCCAGGTTGACATCAATCCTCCTCTTCCAGGCTTTTTACCCTGTGAAGTACCAGCGCTTCTTTTTCTCCAACGTCGTCCCGTTGTTCTCGATCAGGGCGGCGGGGGTGAAAAGGGAACACGCCGCGGTGCCGGGAATACCCGCGGAGTGGCTGATCCCCGACGACGCGGAGAGCGGACGGGCGCTGCTCTATCTCCATGGAGGCGGGTACGTCATCGGTTCCATCAGGACCTACCGCAACATGGTATCCCACCTGGCTTCCGCCGCCGGGTGCCGCGCCCTCTTGATCGAATATCGCCTGGCGCCCGAGAACAGGTTCCCCTGCGCGGTCGAGGACGCGGTGACGGCGTACAGGTGGCTGCTGTCGCAGGGATACGACCCCGGGAACATCGCCATAGCGGGCGACTCCGCCGGAGGGGGCTTGGCGGCCGCGACGCTGGTCTCCCTGCGGGATGCGGGCGAACCACTCCCTGCGGCCGCCATGCTCCTGTCCCCCTGGACCGACCTGGAGGGCACGGGTGAGAGCCTGGGGACCGTGGGCTGGAGGGACCCCATGCTGAACAAGTGGATCATCCGCAAGATGGCCGCCTCGTACCTGGGCGACGCGGATCCCAGGGATCCCCTGGCCTCGCCCCTGTACGCGGACCTGAGTGGGCTTCCACCCTTGCTCATCCAGGCGGGCACAAGCGAGATCCTGCTGGACGATGCCAGGAGGCTGGCGGAGAGAGCCGAGGAAGCCGGCGTTTCGGTGAAACTGGATATCCGGGAAGGGATGTTCCACGTGTGGCAGTTCTTCGCCCCGCTGGTCCCGGAAAGCAGGGAGGCCCTGGAAAGGATTGGCAGGTTCTACCGGGAGAAAGTTGGGGCGAAAGCCGGGTGA
- a CDS encoding CapA family protein, producing the protein MRRVVRLEQRRRLRERRVEFILLTLILIALFFLLFIFLSMHREGGMEAQTRAQAILPLRIGVDGDLAGEITPLVQRFQDARADDPVEVVEDGGSVVITRVPFFVFKGYRREILSVPALRLWAGDRERILRQARSIWLCGDEDGGRTEELADFLARELAALHPEITLNAVGDIIPGRKVAMKMAQNGVLYPFREVAPHVNGADIVYADLECPLSDRYPPPYQGVDFIAPSGTIEGLKLCGIDIVSLANNHSTNFGTAAFTDTLQLLQANGIAYVGGGYNADEAYRRAVMDVKGTRISFLDYNSILGSINATPSRPGVAWIDMQPFAADDPEDVAMVQAAIRDAKRDSDFVIASFHWSEEYKKIPSPSQKKVAHAACDAGADMVIGTHPHCIQSLEWYGDSLIAYSLGNFVFDQMWADYTRQGIILRCSLVGGELVDVEVVPYLICDYCRPVVLDPANGRRILDELLAISDL; encoded by the coding sequence ATGCGTAGGGTGGTCAGGCTCGAGCAACGAAGGCGCCTGAGGGAACGCCGGGTAGAGTTTATCCTGCTCACCCTCATACTCATAGCCCTCTTCTTCCTGCTCTTCATCTTCCTCTCCATGCACCGGGAGGGAGGAATGGAGGCCCAGACCCGGGCGCAGGCCATCCTCCCCCTCCGGATAGGGGTCGATGGTGACCTGGCGGGCGAGATCACCCCCCTCGTCCAGCGCTTCCAGGACGCTCGCGCCGACGATCCCGTGGAGGTGGTAGAGGACGGCGGCTCCGTCGTCATCACCAGGGTCCCCTTCTTCGTCTTCAAGGGATACCGGCGGGAGATCCTCTCCGTCCCCGCCCTCAGGCTGTGGGCGGGTGACCGGGAGAGGATACTGCGGCAGGCGAGGAGCATCTGGCTATGCGGCGATGAGGACGGCGGGAGGACGGAGGAGCTGGCCGACTTCCTCGCACGGGAGCTCGCAGCGCTCCACCCCGAGATCACCCTCAACGCAGTGGGGGACATCATCCCTGGCAGGAAGGTGGCCATGAAGATGGCCCAGAACGGCGTCCTCTACCCCTTCCGGGAGGTGGCGCCCCACGTCAACGGCGCCGACATCGTCTACGCCGACCTCGAATGCCCCCTCTCCGACCGTTACCCGCCGCCCTACCAGGGTGTCGATTTCATCGCCCCCAGCGGGACCATCGAGGGGCTCAAGCTGTGCGGCATCGACATCGTCTCCCTGGCCAACAACCACAGCACCAACTTCGGGACCGCTGCCTTCACCGACACCCTGCAGCTGCTGCAGGCCAACGGCATCGCCTACGTGGGGGGAGGCTACAATGCGGACGAGGCATACCGGCGCGCCGTCATGGACGTCAAGGGCACCAGGATATCCTTCCTCGATTACAACTCCATCCTGGGGAGCATCAACGCCACGCCGAGCCGTCCGGGCGTGGCATGGATAGACATGCAGCCTTTCGCCGCGGATGACCCGGAGGATGTCGCCATGGTGCAGGCCGCCATCCGCGATGCCAAACGGGACTCGGACTTCGTGATCGCGAGTTTCCACTGGAGCGAGGAGTACAAGAAGATCCCCTCGCCCTCGCAGAAGAAGGTGGCGCACGCCGCCTGCGATGCCGGCGCGGACATGGTCATCGGCACCCATCCCCACTGCATACAATCCCTCGAATGGTACGGGGACAGCCTCATAGCCTACAGCCTGGGGAACTTCGTCTTCGACCAGATGTGGGCGGACTACACGCGCCAGGGCATCATCCTGCGCTGCAGTCTGGTGGGCGGCGAGCTGGTGGACGTGGAAGTGGTCCCTTACCTGATCTGCGACTACTGCCGCCCGGTGGTCCTGGACCCGGCGAACGGCAGGCGCATCCTCGACGAACTCCTTGCCATCTCGGATCTATAG
- a CDS encoding CDP-alcohol phosphatidyltransferase family protein — MKEENARGWALENAKVIADLMTGVRFFLSLLIVICALFAEPSLLPLVVCLTLLGWTTDVIDGKMARMDPYGRRTWIGDRDFAVDMVLIYSGLLYFITAGFVPFWPFLFYMAFAAATAIVWTKKSVMMAVAAPIAAMPIVFSFLHARLWGWVFLGWIALALLCNWKRFVREIGEFIEDVEKG; from the coding sequence ATGAAAGAGGAGAACGCCAGGGGTTGGGCGCTCGAGAACGCCAAGGTCATCGCGGATCTCATGACCGGCGTGCGCTTTTTTCTCTCCCTGCTCATCGTCATCTGCGCCCTCTTCGCCGAGCCCTCGCTGCTCCCCCTGGTCGTCTGCCTCACCCTGCTGGGCTGGACCACCGACGTCATCGACGGGAAGATGGCCCGCATGGACCCCTACGGCCGCAGGACATGGATCGGGGACAGGGATTTCGCCGTCGACATGGTCTTGATCTACAGCGGCCTGCTTTACTTCATCACCGCAGGCTTCGTCCCCTTCTGGCCCTTCCTCTTCTACATGGCCTTCGCCGCCGCCACGGCCATCGTCTGGACCAAGAAGTCGGTGATGATGGCCGTCGCCGCCCCCATCGCCGCCATGCCCATCGTCTTCTCCTTCCTGCACGCGAGGCTGTGGGGATGGGTCTTCCTGGGGTGGATCGCGCTTGCCCTGCTCTGCAACTGGAAGCGCTTCGTGCGGGAGATCGGGGAGTTCATCGAGGATGTCGAGAAAGGATGA
- a CDS encoding GAF and ANTAR domain-containing protein has protein sequence MSRKDEGRVSGSTSLGAPKGDLTPDDHLKRQIEALQEVSRAIVSDLYLEDILKLIVMVTAEVMDSNICSLLLLNEKEGTLEIRATQSVSDDYLNKPPIRLGEGIAGMVAAENRPMQVRDVKTEPLYASKSVAEKEGLCSLLCVPMCVKGRVIGVLNCYTSQPREFTPQDVSLLTAVANQAAVAIENTELLVKTRIIQEELETRKLVERAKDLLARNLGVSGEEAYRRMQRKSMNTRKSMREIAEAVILADVGED, from the coding sequence ATGTCGAGAAAGGATGAAGGCCGGGTTTCCGGAAGCACCTCCCTGGGGGCCCCAAAAGGCGACCTGACCCCGGACGATCACCTGAAAAGGCAGATCGAGGCCCTGCAGGAAGTAAGCCGGGCCATCGTCTCCGACCTCTACCTCGAGGACATCCTCAAGCTCATCGTCATGGTCACCGCCGAGGTCATGGATTCCAACATCTGCTCCCTCCTCCTGCTCAACGAGAAGGAGGGGACCCTGGAGATCCGCGCCACGCAGTCGGTGAGCGATGATTACCTGAACAAGCCGCCAATCCGGCTGGGGGAGGGGATCGCGGGCATGGTGGCCGCCGAGAACAGGCCCATGCAAGTTCGCGATGTAAAGACGGAACCACTTTACGCCAGCAAGAGCGTGGCCGAGAAGGAGGGTCTGTGCTCGCTCCTCTGCGTGCCCATGTGCGTGAAGGGGAGGGTGATCGGGGTGCTCAATTGCTACACCTCTCAGCCGCGCGAGTTCACCCCCCAGGACGTCAGCCTGCTCACCGCGGTGGCCAACCAGGCGGCGGTGGCCATAGAGAACACGGAGCTCCTGGTGAAGACGCGCATCATCCAGGAGGAGCTGGAGACCCGCAAGCTGGTGGAGCGGGCCAAGGACCTCCTGGCGCGCAACCTGGGCGTCAGCGGGGAGGAGGCCTACCGCCGCATGCAGCGCAAGTCCATGAACACCCGCAAGTCCATGCGCGAGATCGCCGAGGCCGTCATCCTGGCGGACGTCGGCGAGGACTGA
- a CDS encoding FMN-binding glutamate synthase family protein has protein sequence MTMTKYNRSAATLSKNRTPDSVSPFSGMCATCVEGCIGMCEIGKSAYRGPELIYPQPFGIMTAASEKDYPIDLSHFSIMGTAAGAHGVPADSEHAIFTNVNLETVIGDRNPLTLKLPIVIPGLGSTNVAKRNWEGLAGGAAISGCVLTVGENVCGMDDEAEIKNGKVVRSPDMEFRIKSYRDWQLDGYGDVVVQFNVEDTKLGVPEYVLTKLGVQTVELKWGQGAKDIGGEVKLNTIEKARSMKQKGYIVLPDPDDPQVEEAFRAGGVREFERHSRLGMVTEEGFAQSVKELREMGAKRVFLKTGAYRPVDLARAVKYASDNRIDLLTVDGAGGGTGMSPWRMMNEWGIPTVELCCLTYQYVDYLAKQGKYVPSVAFAGGFVLEDQLFKGLALGAPYVKAIGMARGPLCAAMVGKTVGARVKEGDLPVYIERYGNTMEEVFYSGVMLKERLGKDFEKLPAGAIGVYTYFQRLAQGLSQLMCGARKFALEYITRDDLAALTREAAEISGIPYIMEADKEEAWKIIKG, from the coding sequence ATGACCATGACCAAGTACAACCGTTCCGCGGCGACCCTGTCCAAGAACCGCACGCCCGACAGCGTCAGCCCCTTCAGCGGCATGTGCGCCACCTGCGTGGAGGGATGCATCGGTATGTGCGAGATAGGGAAGTCGGCCTACCGGGGGCCGGAGCTGATCTACCCTCAACCCTTCGGCATCATGACCGCTGCCTCCGAGAAGGACTACCCCATCGACTTGTCGCATTTCAGTATCATGGGGACCGCGGCGGGAGCCCACGGCGTGCCCGCGGACAGCGAGCATGCCATCTTCACCAACGTGAACCTGGAAACGGTCATCGGCGACCGGAACCCGCTAACGCTTAAGCTCCCCATCGTGATCCCGGGCCTGGGTTCAACCAACGTGGCCAAGAGAAACTGGGAAGGCCTGGCGGGAGGCGCGGCCATTTCCGGGTGCGTGCTCACGGTGGGAGAGAACGTCTGCGGCATGGATGACGAGGCGGAGATAAAGAACGGCAAGGTCGTCAGGTCGCCGGACATGGAGTTTCGCATCAAGTCCTACCGGGACTGGCAGCTCGACGGATACGGGGATGTCGTGGTGCAGTTCAACGTGGAGGACACCAAGCTCGGGGTCCCGGAATACGTGTTGACCAAGCTCGGTGTCCAGACCGTGGAACTCAAATGGGGCCAGGGCGCCAAGGACATCGGCGGCGAGGTCAAGCTGAATACCATCGAAAAAGCGCGTTCCATGAAGCAGAAAGGGTATATCGTCCTTCCGGACCCTGACGATCCCCAGGTGGAGGAAGCCTTCCGCGCGGGAGGGGTTCGGGAATTCGAGAGGCACTCCCGCCTGGGCATGGTCACGGAGGAAGGGTTCGCCCAGAGCGTAAAGGAGCTGCGCGAGATGGGCGCAAAGCGGGTTTTCCTGAAGACGGGGGCCTACCGGCCGGTGGACCTCGCGCGCGCCGTGAAATACGCCTCCGACAACAGGATAGACCTCCTGACCGTGGACGGCGCGGGGGGTGGAACGGGGATGAGCCCGTGGAGGATGATGAACGAGTGGGGCATCCCCACCGTGGAACTATGCTGCCTGACTTACCAGTACGTGGATTACCTGGCCAAGCAGGGCAAGTACGTCCCCTCGGTCGCTTTCGCCGGTGGCTTCGTCCTCGAGGACCAGCTCTTCAAGGGCCTAGCGCTGGGGGCCCCCTACGTGAAGGCCATAGGTATGGCCCGGGGGCCGCTTTGTGCCGCAATGGTGGGAAAGACGGTGGGCGCCCGGGTAAAGGAAGGCGACCTGCCGGTGTATATCGAGAGGTACGGAAACACCATGGAGGAGGTCTTCTACTCCGGGGTGATGCTCAAGGAGCGCCTGGGCAAGGATTTCGAGAAACTACCCGCCGGGGCCATCGGTGTCTATACCTACTTCCAGCGGCTCGCCCAGGGCCTGTCGCAGCTCATGTGCGGGGCGCGCAAGTTCGCCCTGGAGTACATCACCAGGGACGACCTGGCGGCGCTGACCCGTGAAGCGGCGGAGATCTCCGGCATCCCCTACATCATGGAGGCGGACAAGGAGGAGGCCTGGAAGATAATCAAGGGGTAA
- a CDS encoding (2Fe-2S)-binding protein, which yields MVKLIIDGQSVEAEESWTVLEAARYYGVEIPTLCHVEGLSPYSACRVCIVEIIRGGRSRLTASCSYPVQEGIEVRTNSERVRRARKVIIELLLASCPNSRTLQCLASKYGVTKIRFRPEDRGCILCGLCVRMCREQMQAGAIGFADRGVGREVAMPFHARSEVCRECGACLYVCPVCELPCPGPLQPGQLCNACLDSVQLEAFPCKE from the coding sequence ATGGTGAAGTTGATCATCGACGGCCAGTCGGTGGAAGCGGAAGAGAGCTGGACGGTCCTGGAAGCGGCAAGGTATTACGGCGTGGAGATACCGACCCTTTGTCACGTGGAGGGCCTCTCCCCTTACAGCGCCTGCCGCGTGTGCATCGTGGAGATCATCCGTGGCGGCAGGTCCCGCCTCACGGCTTCCTGTTCCTATCCCGTCCAGGAAGGCATCGAGGTGCGCACCAACTCGGAAAGGGTGCGCAGGGCACGCAAGGTTATCATTGAGCTGCTGCTGGCCTCCTGCCCCAATTCGCGCACCCTGCAGTGCCTGGCCAGCAAGTACGGCGTGACGAAGATCCGCTTCCGGCCCGAGGACCGCGGCTGTATCCTCTGCGGGCTATGCGTGCGCATGTGCAGGGAGCAGATGCAGGCGGGGGCCATCGGCTTCGCCGACCGCGGCGTGGGGCGCGAGGTGGCCATGCCCTTCCATGCCAGGTCGGAGGTGTGCCGGGAATGCGGCGCGTGCCTTTACGTCTGCCCGGTATGCGAACTCCCCTGCCCGGGACCGCTGCAGCCCGGACAGCTGTGCAATGCATGCCTGGATAGCGTCCAGTTGGAAGCTTTTCCCTGCAAGGAATAG
- a CDS encoding 4Fe-4S binding protein encodes MISTTKIASPSELEEYRQRVIEGRKKYSMTITICGGTGCRAHECGAVYEALREALERHGLSEKVELRLTGCHGFCEMGPLMVIKPQDIFYIHLSPEHVEGIIERTVLGGEVITELTYREPISGEPIDRESRVPFYSKQKRQLLGMNEMVDPCRIEDYIAHGGYSALAKALFQMDPEKIVAEVEKAGLRGRGGAGFPTASKWKAARDAVARDGIKYVLCNADEGDPGAYMDRSLLEGNPHMVLEGMAIGAYAIGASEGYVYVRHEYPLAVMNLYQAIEQARELGFLGENILGSGFSFDVNVSIGGGAFVCGESTALMASIEGRLGEPRVKHIHTAVRGLYDRPTNLNNVETWANVPLIINMGAEKYAAVGTEKSKGTKIFSLVGKIRNTGLVEVPMGITLREIIYEIGGGIPGDRKFKAVQTGGPSGGCIPEELLDTPVDFDSLYDVGSMMGSGGMIVMDESTCMVDIARYFVDFLSGESCGKCVPCREGLKQMLFILDDITGGRGTMEQLELLKELAEVMRDTSLCGLGQTAANPVLSTIRYFEEEYVEHIRDGKCRAGVCKALISFSIDSEKCTGCMRCRKSCPVGAISGKKKEPHLVDPEKCEKCGICFEVCEYGAVVRK; translated from the coding sequence ATGATCAGCACCACAAAAATAGCGTCACCGTCCGAGCTGGAAGAATACCGGCAGAGGGTAATAGAGGGGCGAAAGAAATATTCCATGACCATTACCATATGCGGCGGCACGGGGTGCCGCGCGCACGAGTGCGGAGCCGTGTACGAGGCGTTGCGGGAAGCGCTGGAGAGGCACGGTCTCTCGGAAAAGGTCGAACTCAGACTCACGGGATGCCATGGGTTCTGCGAAATGGGGCCGCTCATGGTGATAAAACCGCAGGACATATTCTACATACACCTCTCGCCCGAGCACGTGGAGGGAATAATCGAGAGGACGGTACTGGGCGGGGAGGTCATCACCGAGCTCACTTACAGGGAACCGATCTCCGGAGAACCAATCGATCGCGAATCCAGGGTCCCCTTCTACAGCAAGCAGAAGCGGCAACTGCTGGGGATGAACGAGATGGTGGATCCCTGCAGAATAGAGGACTACATCGCCCATGGTGGTTACTCGGCCCTGGCGAAAGCCCTTTTCCAGATGGACCCGGAGAAGATCGTCGCCGAAGTGGAAAAGGCCGGACTGAGGGGAAGGGGCGGCGCCGGATTTCCCACTGCCAGCAAATGGAAGGCGGCACGTGACGCCGTGGCCCGTGATGGTATCAAGTACGTGCTTTGCAACGCCGACGAGGGTGACCCGGGCGCCTACATGGACCGAAGCCTGTTGGAAGGAAATCCCCACATGGTGCTGGAGGGGATGGCCATCGGCGCCTACGCCATCGGGGCCAGCGAAGGATACGTGTACGTCAGGCACGAATATCCCCTAGCGGTGATGAACCTGTACCAGGCCATAGAGCAGGCGCGTGAGCTGGGCTTCCTGGGCGAAAACATCCTGGGCTCAGGTTTCAGCTTCGACGTCAACGTGAGCATCGGCGGGGGCGCTTTCGTCTGCGGCGAGTCCACCGCCCTCATGGCTTCCATCGAGGGGCGCCTGGGAGAACCGCGGGTGAAACACATACACACCGCAGTAAGGGGCCTGTACGACAGGCCGACCAACCTTAACAACGTGGAGACCTGGGCCAACGTTCCCCTCATCATCAACATGGGAGCCGAAAAATACGCCGCCGTAGGTACGGAGAAGAGCAAGGGCACCAAGATATTCTCCTTGGTGGGCAAGATCAGGAACACCGGCCTGGTCGAGGTGCCAATGGGCATCACCCTGCGCGAGATCATCTACGAGATCGGAGGGGGCATACCCGGGGACAGGAAATTCAAGGCGGTACAAACGGGTGGGCCCTCGGGGGGCTGCATCCCGGAGGAGCTCCTGGACACTCCCGTCGATTTCGACAGCCTGTACGACGTGGGCTCCATGATGGGGTCGGGCGGCATGATCGTCATGGACGAGAGCACCTGCATGGTGGACATCGCCCGCTATTTCGTGGACTTCCTCAGCGGTGAATCCTGCGGGAAATGCGTCCCCTGTCGCGAGGGGCTGAAGCAGATGCTCTTCATCCTGGACGACATAACCGGGGGCCGCGGCACCATGGAGCAGCTGGAGCTTCTCAAGGAGCTGGCGGAGGTGATGCGGGACACGTCCCTGTGCGGCCTGGGACAGACGGCGGCCAACCCGGTACTCTCCACTATCCGTTATTTCGAGGAGGAATACGTGGAGCATATCCGGGACGGGAAGTGCCGGGCCGGGGTCTGCAAAGCTCTCATCAGTTTTTCCATAGACTCCGAGAAATGCACCGGCTGCATGCGCTGCCGGAAATCTTGCCCCGTGGGCGCCATAAGCGGCAAGAAGAAGGAGCCGCACCTCGTCGATCCGGAGAAATGCGAAAAATGCGGCATCTGTTTCGAGGTATGCGAGTACGGAGCGGTGGTAAGGAAGTGA
- a CDS encoding NAD(P)H-dependent oxidoreductase subunit E has product MAQELSPEMKAVEKYGGKRSSLIQILHETQKEYRYLPEQALRNISTLMDIPLTDIYGVATFFKAFSLEPKGKHTVVCCMGTACHVRNSPGVLDELKRILGIEPGGTTEDMLFSLETVNCLGACALGPVVVIDGKYHGEMTPSRVKKLLKQVVEEERT; this is encoded by the coding sequence ATGGCGCAAGAGCTGTCACCGGAAATGAAGGCCGTGGAGAAATACGGCGGGAAAAGAAGCAGCCTCATACAGATCCTGCACGAGACGCAGAAGGAATACCGTTACCTGCCCGAACAAGCCTTGAGAAACATCTCCACGTTAATGGACATACCGTTGACGGACATCTATGGCGTGGCCACCTTCTTCAAGGCCTTTTCCCTCGAGCCCAAGGGCAAGCACACGGTCGTCTGCTGCATGGGAACGGCCTGCCACGTCCGCAATTCACCGGGCGTCCTCGACGAGCTGAAGCGCATCCTGGGAATTGAACCCGGGGGCACCACCGAGGACATGCTCTTCTCCCTGGAAACGGTCAACTGTCTCGGGGCCTGTGCCCTCGGTCCCGTGGTAGTGATAGACGGGAAATACCACGGCGAGATGACTCCCTCCCGGGTGAAGAAGCTTCTCAAGCAGGTGGTCGAGGAGGAGAGAACATGA
- a CDS encoding TetR/AcrR family transcriptional regulator encodes MENKGKKKDKRVPAAVRRKIILDAASRTFVEFGYQGTRMETIAERADVTKPILYRHFPSKLSLLIAVVDQAGEELMRAMSEPFPERMGWRAAIVKDIRAYLDFVENFRQGFILLFFVGMSLDQEVARHVASIRAELVRIVAEHIRLFTNTALISGEDIEMYAVVLVGMVEAASVYWITHEDITRNSCEQILVRAVQAVMSNLPPAPWAIKR; translated from the coding sequence ATGGAAAATAAAGGCAAGAAGAAGGACAAGCGCGTGCCCGCTGCGGTGCGGAGGAAGATCATCCTCGACGCCGCGTCCCGTACCTTCGTGGAATTCGGGTATCAGGGCACGAGGATGGAGACCATCGCGGAGCGCGCGGACGTCACCAAGCCCATCCTGTACCGCCATTTCCCCAGCAAACTGAGCCTGCTCATCGCCGTCGTCGACCAGGCGGGCGAGGAACTCATGCGCGCCATGTCCGAGCCCTTCCCAGAACGCATGGGCTGGAGGGCCGCCATCGTGAAGGACATCCGGGCCTACCTCGACTTCGTGGAGAACTTCCGGCAGGGGTTCATACTCCTCTTCTTCGTGGGCATGAGCCTCGACCAGGAGGTCGCAAGGCACGTCGCCAGTATCAGGGCGGAGCTGGTGCGCATAGTGGCGGAACACATCCGCCTCTTCACCAATACCGCCTTGATATCCGGCGAGGACATCGAGATGTACGCGGTGGTGCTGGTGGGCATGGTGGAGGCGGCGTCCGTCTACTGGATAACCCACGAGGATATCACGCGTAACAGCTGCGAGCAGATCCTGGTGCGCGCCGTCCAGGCCGTCATGTCCAACCTGCCCCCCGCTCCCTGGGCCATCAAGCGCTGA